The Apium graveolens cultivar Ventura chromosome 11, ASM990537v1, whole genome shotgun sequence genome has a window encoding:
- the LOC141696332 gene encoding peroxidase 72-like: protein MANSISILMLVTFLTFAPLYFSCKTNTGYLYPQFYYRSFPQAVQIVKSIVSNAVTKDTRMAASLLRLHFHDCFVKGCDASILLDSSSSIINEKGSNPNRNSVCGFDVIDQIKSTLERECPQTVSCADIMALDARDSTVLTGGPSWEVLLGRRDSRGARLSGSNYNIPAPNNTFQTILTKFKLQGLDIVDLVALSVVVLPKAIYLVSEIFTLCVTCSGKAAYRMMKQMAGNPTKWEGRRVLFIHTGHLWCSGIMAVGNPSRKIWNEDDLQALIEVFVELIVLGF, encoded by the exons ATGGCTAATTCCATTAGCATTCTCATGCTTGTAACTTTTCTAACATTTGCACCACTCTACTTCTCTTGCAAAACTAATACAGGTTATCTATACCCTCAGTTTTATTATCGTTCTTTCCCACAGGCGGTCCAGATAGTCAAGTCTATCGTTTCCAATGCTGTTACAAAAGATACTCGTATGGCTGCTTCCCTGCTCCGCCTCCATTTCCATGACTGCTTTGTCAAG GGATGTGATGCATCAATACTCTTAGACAGCAGCAGTAGTATAATCAATGAAAAAGGTTCTAACCCTAACCGAAACTCTGTATGTGGTTTTGATGTTATCGACCAGATAAAATCAACACTCGAGAGAGAGTGCCCTCAGACAGTCTCTTGTGCTGATATCATGGCTCTGGATGCTAGGGACTCTACGGTTTTG ACTGGGGGACCTAGCTGGGAGGTTTTATTAGGAAGAAGAGACTCGAGAGGTGCGCGCTTGAGTGGCTCTAACTACAATATTCCTGCTCCAAACAACACTTTCCAGACAATACTGACCAAATTTAAGCTACAAGGACTTGATATAGTTGACCTTGTGGCACTATCTG TTGTGGTTTTACCAAAGGCTATTTATTTGGTTTCCGAAATTTTTACATTATGTGTTACTTGTAGTGGAAAAGCTGCTTATAGAATGATGAAGCAGATGGCTGGGAATCCAACCAAATGGGAAGGGAGAAGAGTCCTTTTCATTCACACTG gccatttatggtgtagtggtatCATGGCTGTTGGTAATCCCAGTAGGAAAATATGGAATGAAG ATGACCTTCAAGCTTTGATAGAGGTTTTTGTGGAACTAATAGTGTTGGGTTTTTGA